The following are encoded together in the Sphingomonas insulae genome:
- a CDS encoding ligase-associated DNA damage response exonuclease encodes MARLGDWLEPHPHGIYVAPADAWIDPSEPEARALVTHGHADHARGGHGAVWATPETLAIMDARYGEQAGHPVAYGESIRMGEVEVGYVPAGHVLGSAQIVLDYRGERVVVSGDYKRRPDPTCTPFQPVACDVFVTEATFALPVFRHPDTGDEIDKLIARLHANPDRCVLVGAYALGKAQRVIAELRERGHDAPIYIHGALQRLCDLYADHGVRLGELLPVADARKADMAGHVVMCPPGALNDRWSRRLPDPITAMASGWMRVRQRARQKNVELPLILSDHADWDELTDTLTEIAPKEVWVTHGREEALVHWCEQRQMKARALALVGFEDEDD; translated from the coding sequence ATGGCACGATTGGGCGACTGGCTGGAACCGCATCCGCACGGCATCTATGTGGCGCCGGCGGATGCGTGGATCGACCCGTCCGAGCCGGAAGCGCGCGCGCTGGTGACGCATGGCCATGCCGATCACGCACGCGGCGGCCACGGCGCGGTGTGGGCGACGCCCGAGACGCTGGCGATCATGGACGCGCGCTATGGCGAGCAGGCGGGGCATCCCGTCGCGTACGGTGAGAGCATCCGCATGGGCGAGGTCGAGGTGGGCTACGTCCCCGCCGGGCATGTGCTGGGATCGGCGCAGATCGTGCTCGACTATCGCGGCGAGCGGGTGGTGGTGTCGGGTGACTACAAGCGGCGGCCGGACCCGACCTGCACCCCGTTCCAGCCGGTCGCATGCGACGTCTTCGTCACCGAGGCGACATTTGCGTTGCCGGTGTTCCGGCATCCCGACACGGGCGACGAGATCGACAAGCTGATCGCACGGCTGCACGCCAACCCGGATCGCTGCGTATTGGTCGGCGCCTATGCGCTGGGCAAGGCGCAGCGGGTGATCGCCGAATTGCGCGAGCGGGGGCATGACGCGCCGATCTACATCCACGGCGCGTTGCAGCGGTTGTGCGACCTGTATGCCGACCATGGCGTGCGGCTGGGGGAGTTGCTGCCGGTGGCGGATGCCCGGAAGGCGGACATGGCGGGGCATGTCGTGATGTGCCCACCGGGTGCGCTGAACGATCGCTGGTCGCGGCGGCTTCCCGACCCGATCACCGCGATGGCGAGCGGGTGGATGCGCGTGCGGCAGCGGGCGCGACAGAAGAATGTCGAACTGCCGCTGATCCTGTCCGATCATGCCGATTGGGACGAGCTGACCGACACGCTGACCGAGATCGCGCCGAAGGAGGTGTGGGTGACGCACGGGCGCGAGGAGGCTTTGGTCCACTGGTGCGAGCAACGCCAGATGAAGGCCCGCGCGCTGGCGCTGGTGGGGTTCGAGGACGAGGACGATTGA
- a CDS encoding endonuclease/exonuclease/phosphatase family protein produces the protein MISRRLTLAAIAATAALVLTGAARPVPVLTVMTFNVRWPNPDDGANIWSARRALFARTVAAADPDLIGTQELFKAQGDDIVRALPRYRWFGRDRRGGHGDEHMGIFYRPDRLTLLDHGDFWLSDTPDVPASISWGHPLPRMVNWGRFQTRDGRRFVALDTHFPYRDADEPAREKAAALIVARLPAIAGGDPVVLLGDFNTTPTTRTHAILTAALADARDAVPRPVGPAETFHDFTGKPDRRIDWILTRGVTPLTVETVTRHDGARYPSDHFPVVAKLRFAR, from the coding sequence ATGATCTCGCGCCGCCTCACCCTCGCCGCCATCGCCGCCACCGCTGCGCTCGTGCTGACCGGCGCGGCTCGACCGGTGCCGGTCCTGACGGTGATGACCTTCAACGTCCGCTGGCCGAACCCGGACGATGGCGCCAACATCTGGTCCGCCCGCCGCGCGCTGTTCGCGCGCACCGTCGCCGCCGCCGATCCCGACCTGATCGGCACGCAGGAACTGTTCAAGGCGCAGGGCGACGACATCGTCCGCGCCCTGCCCCGCTACCGCTGGTTCGGCCGCGACCGCCGCGGCGGTCATGGCGATGAACACATGGGGATCTTCTATCGTCCCGACCGGCTCACCCTGCTCGACCACGGCGATTTCTGGCTGTCCGACACGCCCGACGTCCCCGCCAGCATCAGCTGGGGCCACCCGTTGCCGCGCATGGTCAACTGGGGCCGTTTCCAAACCCGCGACGGCCGCCGCTTCGTCGCGCTCGACACGCATTTCCCCTATCGCGACGCGGACGAACCGGCGCGTGAAAAGGCCGCCGCCCTCATCGTCGCCCGCCTGCCCGCGATCGCCGGGGGCGATCCCGTCGTCCTGCTGGGCGACTTCAACACCACGCCCACGACCCGCACCCACGCGATCCTGACGGCCGCGCTCGCCGATGCGCGCGACGCGGTGCCCCGCCCCGTCGGCCCCGCCGAAACCTTCCACGACTTCACCGGCAAGCCCGACCGCCGCATCGACTGGATCCTGACCCGCGGCGTGACGCCGCTCACCGTCGAAACCGTGACCCGTCACGACGGTGCGCGATATCCCTCGGATCACTTCCCCGTGGTGGCGAAACTGCGCTTCGCGCGCTGA
- the rpoN gene encoding RNA polymerase factor sigma-54, whose translation MSLAPRLDLRQSQSLVMTPQLQQAIKLLALSNLEIEGFIAEEVEKNPLLEAAQTDEVVRPERVEREEPAGCDDLIGGTASADPIDVDYATESHQQDSVADGGGGFDGGLSMTGGSGGSGAGGEDLDFDSFAERDGTLADHLLAQAGAVVDGADWFIAQHLIDQIDEAGYLAIPLLDIANRLGTSLARVERVLALIQTLDPTGVGARDLAECIALQAREADRYDPCMARLIDNLDLLARGDLTRLKRMCGVDDEDMADMIRELRGYDPKPGCRYGGEPALAVTPDLFVQKTKTGWGIELNAATLPRVLVNRRYYHELSHGPQDKASKAWLSDALASANWLIKALDQRQRTIIKVAAEIVKQQEAFFLKGVAHLKPMTLARVADAIEMHESTVSRVTSNKYLSCARGVFELKYFFTSAIQAADGGDAVSAEAVKSAIRALIAGEGAKILSDDTLVELLQAKGFDIARRTVAKYRESMGIGSSVQRRRARTLEGT comes from the coding sequence GTGAGCCTCGCCCCGCGCCTCGACCTTCGCCAGTCGCAATCGCTGGTGATGACGCCGCAGTTGCAGCAGGCGATCAAGCTGCTGGCGCTGTCCAACCTCGAAATCGAAGGGTTCATCGCCGAAGAGGTCGAGAAGAACCCCCTCCTCGAAGCCGCACAGACCGACGAGGTCGTCCGCCCCGAACGGGTCGAGCGCGAGGAACCGGCGGGTTGCGACGACCTCATCGGCGGCACCGCCAGTGCCGACCCGATCGACGTCGACTATGCCACCGAAAGCCACCAGCAGGACAGCGTCGCCGACGGCGGCGGCGGCTTCGACGGCGGGCTGTCGATGACCGGTGGCAGCGGCGGCAGCGGAGCGGGCGGCGAAGACCTCGACTTCGATTCCTTCGCAGAGCGCGACGGCACCCTCGCCGATCATCTGCTGGCGCAGGCGGGCGCGGTGGTCGACGGTGCCGACTGGTTCATCGCCCAGCATCTGATCGACCAGATCGACGAGGCGGGGTACCTCGCCATCCCGTTGCTCGACATCGCCAACCGCCTCGGCACCTCGCTCGCCCGGGTCGAACGCGTCCTCGCCCTGATCCAGACGCTGGACCCGACCGGCGTCGGCGCCCGCGACCTTGCCGAATGCATCGCATTGCAGGCGCGCGAGGCCGATCGCTACGACCCCTGCATGGCCCGGCTGATCGACAACCTCGATCTGCTCGCCCGCGGCGACCTCACCCGCCTCAAGCGGATGTGCGGCGTCGACGACGAGGATATGGCCGACATGATCCGCGAATTGCGCGGCTATGATCCCAAGCCCGGCTGCCGCTACGGCGGCGAACCCGCCCTCGCCGTCACCCCCGACCTGTTTGTGCAGAAGACGAAGACCGGCTGGGGCATCGAACTCAATGCGGCGACACTGCCGCGCGTCCTCGTCAACCGCCGCTATTACCACGAACTCAGCCACGGTCCGCAGGACAAGGCGTCCAAGGCCTGGCTGTCCGACGCGCTCGCCTCGGCCAACTGGCTCATCAAGGCGTTGGACCAGCGCCAGCGCACCATCATCAAGGTCGCCGCCGAAATCGTGAAGCAACAGGAAGCCTTCTTCCTGAAGGGCGTCGCCCACCTCAAGCCGATGACGCTCGCCCGCGTCGCCGACGCCATCGAGATGCACGAATCGACCGTCAGCCGCGTCACCAGCAACAAATATCTCAGCTGCGCGCGCGGTGTGTTCGAACTCAAATACTTCTTCACCAGCGCGATCCAGGCCGCGGACGGCGGCGATGCGGTGTCGGCGGAAGCGGTGAAGAGCGCCATCCGCGCGCTGATCGCCGGCGAAGGCGCCAAGATCCTCTCCGACGACACGCTGGTCGAACTGCTGCAGGCGAAGGGTTTCGACATCGCCCGCCGCACCGTCGCCAAATATCGCGAATCCATGGGCATCGGCAGCAGCGTACAGCGTCGCCGCGCCCGCACTCTGGAGGGCACATGA
- the lptB gene encoding LPS export ABC transporter ATP-binding protein, with protein MDAAVTDLQTAEPIHEAPASRGLQAISIAKSYDKRVVLTDVSVSVDRGEVVGLLGPNGAGKTTCFYSVMGLVKPDSGRIMLDGEDITKLPMYRRAILGLGYLPQETSIFRGLSIEKNIGAVLELSEPDASKRPAKLDKLLDEFGLTRLRASPAMALSGGERRRAEIARALAAEPSIMLLDEPFAGIDPISIADIRDLVKDLKRRDIGVLITDHNVRETLDIVDRAYIIYDGRVLFAGSPEELVADANVRRLYLGEGFSL; from the coding sequence ATGGACGCCGCCGTCACCGACCTCCAGACTGCCGAGCCGATCCACGAAGCGCCGGCCAGCCGCGGCCTGCAGGCGATCTCGATCGCCAAATCCTACGACAAGCGCGTCGTCCTCACCGACGTGTCGGTATCGGTCGACCGCGGCGAGGTCGTCGGCCTGCTCGGCCCCAACGGCGCCGGCAAGACGACCTGCTTCTATTCGGTGATGGGCCTCGTAAAGCCGGATTCGGGCCGGATCATGCTCGACGGCGAAGACATCACCAAGCTGCCCATGTACCGCCGCGCGATCCTCGGCCTCGGCTATCTGCCGCAGGAAACCAGCATCTTCCGTGGCCTGTCGATCGAGAAGAATATCGGCGCCGTCCTCGAACTCTCCGAGCCTGATGCATCGAAGCGGCCTGCGAAGCTCGACAAGCTGCTCGACGAATTCGGCCTCACCCGCCTGCGCGCATCGCCGGCGATGGCCTTGTCGGGCGGTGAGCGACGCCGCGCCGAAATCGCCCGCGCGCTCGCCGCGGAACCCTCTATCATGCTGCTCGACGAACCCTTCGCGGGGATCGACCCGATCTCGATCGCCGACATCCGCGATCTGGTGAAGGACCTCAAGCGCCGCGACATCGGCGTGCTCATCACCGATCACAACGTGCGCGAAACGCTCGACATCGTCGATCGCGCCTACATCATCTACGACGGCCGCGTCCTGTTCGCCGGCTCCCCGGAAGAACTCGTCGCCGACGCCAACGTCCGCCGCCTGTATCTGGGCGAAGGCTTCTCGCTGTAG
- a CDS encoding LptA/OstA family protein yields MRPALSLALIALVAAPLAAQTKHNSNAPIDFGADNIELQDKANRGVLTGNVSVKQAEMTLNAARMTVSYTGQVIGGSPSISRLDASGGVTVRRPDQTARSQFAIYDLNRRVITMLGAVTLTQGGNTVNGGRLTINLDTGRAVIDGSSVRGSSGATGGGTTTAAPGGRVTGTFSVPKRD; encoded by the coding sequence ATGCGTCCTGCCCTTTCGCTCGCCCTGATAGCTCTCGTCGCCGCGCCGCTCGCCGCGCAGACGAAGCACAATTCGAATGCGCCGATCGACTTCGGTGCCGACAACATCGAATTGCAGGACAAGGCGAATCGCGGCGTGCTGACCGGCAACGTATCGGTGAAGCAGGCGGAAATGACGCTCAACGCCGCGCGGATGACGGTCAGCTATACCGGACAGGTCATCGGCGGCTCGCCGTCGATCTCGCGCCTCGATGCCAGCGGCGGCGTCACCGTCCGCCGGCCGGACCAGACCGCCAGAAGCCAGTTTGCGATCTACGACCTCAACCGCCGCGTCATCACCATGCTCGGCGCGGTGACGCTGACCCAGGGCGGCAATACCGTCAACGGCGGCCGGCTGACGATCAACCTCGACACCGGGCGCGCGGTGATCGACGGATCGTCGGTGCGCGGCAGCAGCGGCGCGACCGGCGGCGGCACCACCACCGCGGCGCCGGGCGGCCGCGTCACCGGTACCTTCTCGGTCCCCAAGCGCGACTGA
- the lptC gene encoding LPS export ABC transporter periplasmic protein LptC has product MAERVRSTRQRWAAPGGRHDRFVALLNTGLPVGIGVLAAFLVMAPLTAGNEVSFVLDKNKVEVAKERMKLQAATYRGQDDKGQAFALNAGSAVQQSSSVPVVRINGMTADLALQDGPAKLRADQGRYDLNTEQMKVDGPITFRAANGYRLDTSDATIDLKSKTMNSQGKVTGTVPQGNFSADTLNADLEGRTVRLSGNARLRFVPGRTK; this is encoded by the coding sequence ATGGCCGAACGCGTCCGCTCGACGCGACAGCGCTGGGCCGCGCCCGGCGGCCGGCACGATCGCTTCGTCGCCTTGCTCAATACGGGCCTGCCGGTCGGCATCGGCGTGCTCGCCGCCTTCCTGGTGATGGCACCGCTGACCGCGGGCAACGAGGTGTCGTTCGTCCTCGACAAGAACAAGGTCGAGGTCGCGAAGGAACGCATGAAGCTCCAGGCCGCCACCTATCGCGGCCAGGACGACAAGGGCCAGGCGTTCGCGCTCAACGCCGGATCGGCGGTGCAGCAGAGCAGCAGCGTGCCGGTCGTACGGATCAACGGCATGACCGCCGACCTCGCGTTGCAGGACGGCCCCGCGAAGCTGCGCGCCGACCAGGGCCGCTACGACCTCAACACCGAACAGATGAAGGTCGACGGGCCGATCACCTTTCGCGCCGCCAACGGCTATCGCCTCGACACCAGCGATGCCACGATCGACCTCAAGTCCAAGACGATGAACAGCCAGGGCAAGGTGACCGGCACCGTGCCGCAGGGCAATTTCAGCGCCGACACCCTCAACGCCGATCTCGAGGGGCGCACCGTGCGGCTCAGCGGCAATGCCCGCTTGCGGTTCGTCCCCGGACGGACGAAATAG
- a CDS encoding ribonuclease D: MTVHFHEEDLPADVFAPGTSIAVDTETMGLITPRDRLCVVQLSDGGADEHLVRFGPDSDYAAPNLKAVLGDPARVKLYHYGRFDIAALQHYLGIVAGPAYDTKIASRLIRTYTDRHGLKELVRELLGQELSKQQQSSDWGSPDLSDAQKDYAASDVRFLHRLQAELNRRLVREGRMELAQRCFDFLPTRAALDLAGWPDIDIFAHA, from the coding sequence ATGACCGTTCACTTCCACGAGGAAGACCTCCCCGCCGACGTCTTCGCTCCCGGCACCTCGATCGCCGTCGATACCGAGACGATGGGCCTCATCACGCCGCGCGACCGGCTGTGCGTCGTCCAGCTGTCCGATGGCGGCGCCGACGAACATCTCGTTCGCTTCGGCCCCGACAGCGACTATGCCGCCCCCAACCTCAAGGCGGTGCTGGGCGATCCTGCGCGGGTGAAGCTGTACCATTACGGTCGCTTCGACATCGCGGCACTCCAGCATTATCTCGGGATCGTGGCAGGCCCCGCTTACGATACCAAGATCGCCTCGCGCCTCATCCGCACCTACACCGATCGCCACGGGCTGAAGGAGCTGGTGCGCGAACTGCTCGGCCAGGAACTCAGCAAGCAGCAGCAATCCTCCGACTGGGGTTCGCCCGACCTGTCGGACGCGCAGAAGGATTACGCCGCCAGCGATGTCCGCTTCCTCCATCGCCTGCAGGCCGAACTCAACCGCCGCCTGGTCCGCGAAGGCCGGATGGAACTCGCGCAGCGATGCTTCGACTTCCTGCCGACCCGCGCCGCGCTCGACCTTGCCGGCTGGCCCGACATCGACATCTTCGCGCATGCCTGA
- a CDS encoding cold-shock protein — MGYDKGGRGNRGGRGRDKRDDFGGGSSDFGGGSSFGGGGFGGGGFGGGDRGGFGGGSSFGGGDRGGFGGGGGGGGFRGGGGGFGGGGGGGFSGGGRGMPPQVVGEGTGVVKFFNAQKGFGFVVRDDGGEDVFVHISAVEQAGMSALAEGQPLGFTLVDRGGRISATELKIDGEPMAVTERAPREPREGGFGDRGPRPGGAGAGGPQRQLTGEKATGTVKFFNAMKGFGFIQRDDGQPDAFVHISAVERAGMSTLNEGDKLQFELEVDRRGKHAAVNLSAL; from the coding sequence ATGGGTTACGACAAAGGTGGCCGCGGCAATCGTGGCGGACGTGGTCGCGACAAGCGCGATGATTTCGGCGGCGGCAGCAGCGACTTCGGTGGTGGCAGCAGCTTCGGCGGCGGCGGTTTCGGTGGCGGCGGCTTCGGCGGCGGTGACCGTGGCGGCTTCGGTGGCGGCAGCAGCTTCGGCGGCGGCGATCGTGGCGGCTTCGGCGGCGGCGGTGGTGGCGGCGGTTTCCGTGGCGGCGGCGGCGGGTTCGGCGGCGGTGGTGGTGGCGGCTTCAGCGGCGGTGGCCGCGGCATGCCTCCCCAGGTCGTCGGCGAAGGCACCGGCGTGGTCAAGTTCTTCAACGCGCAGAAGGGCTTCGGCTTCGTCGTCCGTGACGACGGCGGCGAAGACGTGTTCGTGCACATCTCGGCCGTCGAACAGGCTGGCATGAGCGCGCTGGCAGAGGGTCAGCCGCTCGGCTTCACCCTGGTCGACCGCGGTGGCCGTATTTCGGCGACCGAGCTGAAGATCGATGGCGAGCCGATGGCCGTCACCGAGCGTGCGCCCCGCGAACCGCGCGAAGGCGGCTTCGGCGATCGTGGTCCGCGTCCGGGTGGCGCAGGCGCCGGTGGCCCGCAGCGTCAGCTGACCGGCGAGAAGGCGACTGGCACGGTCAAGTTCTTCAACGCGATGAAGGGCTTCGGCTTCATTCAGCGCGACGACGGACAGCCCGATGCGTTCGTGCACATCTCGGCCGTCGAGCGTGCCGGCATGTCGACCCTGAACGAGGGCGACAAGCTGCAGTTCGAGCTGGAGGTCGATCGTCGCGGCAAGCATGCGGCCGTGAACCTGTCGGCCCTGTAA
- a CDS encoding glutaminyl-peptide cyclotransferase, which translates to MGQAGQVGPMGQAGQLGPTPAAEAGVPVYAATVVARFPHDTGAFTEGLLFCGGALYESTGKEGASDIRRVNLFDGKVLARARIAPDLFGEGIGCWKNTLLSVTWKTGLGFRWALPALTRAGKPFRYAGEGWGMTSDGRDIILSDGTPTLRRMDPATFAERGRIAVSLNGRPLQKLNELEAYRGRILANVWMTGFVARIDPATGKVDGLIDLRPIIAEIANADPDAVANGIAYDPSGDRLFVTGKYWPTLFEIKLGDEVGRAQPSQ; encoded by the coding sequence ATGGGGCAGGCTGGGCAGGTCGGGCCGATGGGCCAGGCTGGGCAGCTTGGGCCGACGCCGGCCGCCGAAGCCGGCGTGCCGGTCTATGCCGCGACCGTCGTCGCGCGCTTTCCGCATGATACAGGTGCGTTCACCGAGGGGCTGCTGTTCTGCGGCGGCGCGCTGTACGAAAGCACGGGCAAGGAGGGCGCGTCGGACATACGCCGGGTGAACCTGTTCGATGGCAAGGTGCTGGCACGCGCGAGGATCGCGCCGGACCTGTTCGGCGAAGGCATCGGCTGCTGGAAGAACACGCTGTTGAGCGTGACGTGGAAGACGGGACTGGGCTTTCGCTGGGCGCTGCCTGCGCTGACCCGCGCCGGCAAGCCGTTCCGATACGCCGGCGAGGGCTGGGGCATGACGAGCGACGGCCGCGATATCATCCTGTCCGACGGCACGCCGACGCTTCGGCGGATGGACCCGGCGACCTTCGCCGAGCGCGGCCGGATCGCGGTATCGCTCAACGGGCGGCCGCTGCAGAAGCTCAACGAACTGGAGGCGTATCGCGGTCGCATCCTGGCGAACGTCTGGATGACCGGCTTCGTCGCGCGAATCGATCCCGCCACCGGCAAGGTCGACGGCCTGATCGACCTGCGCCCGATCATCGCCGAGATCGCCAATGCCGACCCCGATGCGGTGGCGAACGGCATCGCCTACGACCCGAGCGGCGACCGCCTGTTCGTGACAGGCAAATACTGGCCGACGCTGTTCGAGATCAAGCTGGGCGACGAGGTGGGGCGGGCGCAGCCTTCGCAATAA
- a CDS encoding helix-turn-helix transcriptional regulator translates to MSRTQRLLDLIQLLRQYRRPVAAVTLAATLGVSVRTVYRDIDTLKGQGADIAGEAGVGYVLRPGFLLPPLMFTEDEIEALVLGSRWVAEQADGPLGKAAQAVVAKISAVLPPELKAGVEGSGLLIGPGEPMAALDGALATIRHAIRRERKLAVAYADERGEATERVIWPIAVAFFDRVRVVVAWCELRDGYRHFRIDRIVSVEDRDERYPRRRGRMLKDWHAVQGIPEQ, encoded by the coding sequence ATGTCACGCACGCAACGCCTTCTGGACCTGATCCAGCTGCTCCGTCAGTATCGGCGACCTGTCGCGGCCGTCACGCTGGCCGCTACGCTCGGCGTGTCCGTGCGGACCGTCTATCGCGACATCGACACGCTCAAGGGGCAGGGTGCGGATATCGCGGGGGAGGCCGGCGTCGGCTATGTGCTCCGCCCCGGCTTCCTGTTGCCGCCGCTCATGTTTACCGAGGACGAGATCGAGGCGCTGGTGCTGGGCTCACGCTGGGTGGCGGAGCAGGCCGACGGACCGCTCGGCAAGGCTGCGCAGGCCGTCGTTGCGAAGATCAGCGCCGTCCTTCCGCCTGAACTGAAGGCGGGGGTCGAAGGGTCGGGCCTGCTGATCGGCCCCGGTGAGCCGATGGCTGCGCTGGATGGGGCACTGGCGACGATCCGCCACGCGATCCGGCGTGAACGAAAGCTGGCGGTGGCCTATGCCGACGAACGGGGCGAGGCGACGGAGCGGGTTATCTGGCCGATCGCCGTGGCCTTCTTCGACCGCGTGAGGGTCGTCGTCGCCTGGTGCGAACTGCGGGACGGCTATCGCCATTTCCGTATCGATCGCATCGTATCGGTCGAGGACCGCGACGAGCGCTACCCCCGCCGCCGCGGGCGGATGCTCAAGGACTGGCATGCCGTTCAGGGCATTCCCGAGCAATGA
- a CDS encoding VOC family protein: protein MPDFNFVLLHVRDHVASATLYHALLGSPIVEQKADIAILPLRDGVMLGLWSSETVEPESTGLTGASELAFTVADANAVDRVHADWSRRGLTIVQAPTSMAFGTTFVACDPDGHRLRVFAPAAV from the coding sequence ATGCCGGACTTCAATTTCGTGCTTCTGCATGTCCGCGATCATGTCGCCAGCGCCACGCTGTACCACGCGTTGCTCGGCAGTCCGATCGTCGAGCAGAAGGCGGATATCGCCATCCTGCCGTTGCGAGACGGGGTGATGCTCGGCCTGTGGTCCAGCGAGACGGTGGAACCGGAAAGCACCGGCCTGACCGGCGCCAGCGAGCTCGCGTTCACCGTCGCCGATGCAAATGCCGTCGACCGCGTCCATGCCGACTGGTCGCGACGGGGGCTGACCATCGTCCAGGCGCCGACATCCATGGCGTTCGGGACTACCTTCGTCGCATGCGATCCCGATGGTCATCGCCTGCGCGTCTTCGCCCCCGCCGCCGTATGA